Proteins encoded together in one Paracidovorax wautersii window:
- a CDS encoding neutral zinc metallopeptidase, which produces MKWEGNRESDNVEDRRGMGGSPVFGGRNLSIGTIVIALVAGWIFGINPLTLLGVLSGGGGPVAVQQQAPAQRSASDDTMARFVRTVLADTEDVWGTLFRSAGSQYRDPHLVLFRDATRTACGTGQAAMGPFYCPADQKVYIDLSFYETLKNQLGAPGDFAQAYVIAHEVGHHVQHLLGISEQVEQARGRVSSAEYNRLSVKLELQADCLAGVWAHHAQQARQILEQGDVEEAMNAAAKIGDDALQRAGGGAVVPDSFTHGTSAQRQRWFRTGLDQGSVKACDTFSARAL; this is translated from the coding sequence ATGAAGTGGGAAGGCAACCGCGAATCCGACAATGTGGAGGACCGGCGTGGCATGGGTGGCTCGCCCGTGTTCGGTGGGCGCAACCTCAGCATCGGCACTATCGTCATCGCACTGGTCGCGGGCTGGATCTTCGGCATCAACCCGCTGACATTGCTGGGGGTTCTCAGCGGTGGTGGCGGGCCGGTCGCCGTGCAGCAGCAGGCGCCGGCGCAGCGCTCTGCGAGCGACGACACGATGGCCCGCTTCGTGCGGACGGTGTTGGCGGACACAGAGGATGTGTGGGGCACGCTCTTCCGGAGCGCTGGCAGCCAGTACCGCGATCCGCACCTGGTGCTTTTCCGCGACGCCACCCGCACCGCCTGTGGGACAGGCCAAGCGGCCATGGGTCCTTTCTACTGCCCGGCCGACCAGAAGGTGTACATCGACCTGAGCTTCTACGAGACCTTGAAGAACCAGCTGGGCGCGCCAGGCGATTTCGCGCAGGCTTATGTGATCGCGCATGAGGTGGGACACCATGTGCAGCATCTGCTGGGCATCAGCGAACAGGTGGAGCAGGCGCGTGGCCGGGTCAGCAGCGCGGAATACAACCGCCTGTCGGTCAAACTGGAGTTGCAGGCGGACTGCCTCGCCGGGGTGTGGGCCCACCACGCGCAGCAGGCTCGGCAAATCCTGGAGCAGGGCGACGTCGAAGAGGCCATGAACGCCGCAGCCAAGATCGGCGACGACGCGCTCCAGCGTGCTGGCGGCGGCGCCGTTGTGCCGGACAGCTTCACCCATGGCACCAGTGCGCAGCGTCAGCGCTGGTTCCGCACCGGGTTGGACCAGGGAAGCGTCAAGGCCTGCGATACGTTCTCTGCCCGTGCGCTGTAA